The region CAGGTTGCCCGTCAAAATGCATGTAGAACAGGATGGTTTTACGATCGGGCTTTGGCGTTCCCAGCTCAGCATAAACCAACGGTTTATCGCCATTTTTCAGCTGCTGCGTGGTAAAACCGCGCGTCTGAAAAGCTTTTTCCAACCAGTCGGCATTACGCTGGATATCAGCGGGCACAGCGGCATCGTTGGGCAAGGTCAGTAATTCGAGATACTCAGGAAAGCTGTTTTGCGCGTAACGTTCAGCATCGGCAGGCGCCAATACCAACTGGGCGCTGGCAGGTAAACAGAAAATGGCTGCTGACAGCGACAGCGCCGCCAGCGTCAATTTTTTACCGGAAATCATAAAAACGTCCTGTTATACAGAAATAAGGAGTATTTATCCTACACACGATTCTGTAACAACGGTACTACCCGTCATACCAGTATGACGTCTATTCTAGATTGAGGTCCCTATTTATATGGAGATATTATCGTGATTCATCGCGCATCTGGCTGATAGATTGCCCTTCGATGAAGGAATGGGGGAACTGTCGCGACTGTATAAGATAATCCTTACGCGTCAATTTCATAAGAATTTCTTTTGCCCCATACTCCGCCATTTCTTTTACCGGATACACTACGCTATCAATATGTGGTGCCAGATATTCAGTAAGTCCAAAGCTATCAAAAGAAATGACCGAAATATCGTCAGGCACAGACAAACCTTGTAAGCGTAGCGTTTTTAATCCTCCTGAACAGGCACGTTCACCACAATAGACAATGGCTGTAATATCCAGTTTTCGCTGTATTAATGTTAATGTCGCTTGCTCACCGAAGACATGATCGTAACTGCCTTGGATATAATAGTCGTCGCCCCACGTTTTATTAACCGCTCGGATGGCATCAATGCAGCCTTTTAATCGTTGGGACGCGCTATGACGTGATTCCGGCCCACCAATCACGGCAATTTTTTTATGGCCTGCCGCAATCAATTTATTGGTAGCATCAAATGCCGATAAATAATGATCGAATGAAACTGAATAAATATCCGCCGTACCCGAAGCATCAAGCAATACCACAGGTTTATTTTCAGTATAGGCTTTAATCGTTTCGGTTGATAAATGGCGGGTGTAGAGAAGAAATCCATCACAGTTGATTTCATCCAGTTTTCTTAATGCGTTTTCTTCTTCAACTTGCCCGGCGCTTTCCAGCACCATGAGCATTTTTCCTTTGGCATTCACTTCTTTATGCACTGCGCTCATCACTGAACCAAAGAAGCCTGACACGTTGTTAGGAATAAGCATCCCGATCACGCCGCTACTTTTGCTTACCAATGAGCGGGCGCTTAAATTGGGTTTATAGTTCAATAGCTTAATGGCATTCTCGACGCGTAACTTTGTCTCCTCCTTAACTTTTTCCGGCTCGTTAAGTACGCGAGTTACCGTTGCACGCGAAACATTTGCCATCCGGGCAACATCGACGATTGTTGACATAGAATTCCATTATAAAGAAAAGCAATGCCTGACTGCGGCACTGCTTATTTATTAGCGATAATACTGAAACTATTACACTTTATCGCGGTAAAGTTCAATCATTTCTTTGATT is a window of Pectobacterium punjabense DNA encoding:
- a CDS encoding LacI family DNA-binding transcriptional regulator, with amino-acid sequence MSTIVDVARMANVSRATVTRVLNEPEKVKEETKLRVENAIKLLNYKPNLSARSLVSKSSGVIGMLIPNNVSGFFGSVMSAVHKEVNAKGKMLMVLESAGQVEEENALRKLDEINCDGFLLYTRHLSTETIKAYTENKPVVLLDASGTADIYSVSFDHYLSAFDATNKLIAAGHKKIAVIGGPESRHSASQRLKGCIDAIRAVNKTWGDDYYIQGSYDHVFGEQATLTLIQRKLDITAIVYCGERACSGGLKTLRLQGLSVPDDISVISFDSFGLTEYLAPHIDSVVYPVKEMAEYGAKEILMKLTRKDYLIQSRQFPHSFIEGQSISQMRDESR